Part of the Lotus japonicus ecotype B-129 chromosome 6, LjGifu_v1.2 genome, AGAGTTTATATATACTCATCAATGAAAAACAATGGCAGGTCAGTAAGAGGATAGGCAGGAATGGTTCTCCAAATCAAAATTGGATTAACGAATGAAAGTTTAGAATACGAAGGTGGAGAAGGGGTCAATAATTATGTGTATAATTCACAAGGCTAAGGAAGAACCACTATAAGCCATGAATGTCTTTTTTAGGGAGAGAAATGGCTTACCCTATCGCAGATCACTAATTACGTTTAATGTAAATGCACATACAGTACTGCTAGCTAAACACTACTATAACCAGAAATACTGCAAGTGACTGCAATTGAGTCAATGCTGCAACAGATAAATCTATAATAAGCTGACTCCATATGAGTTTATGACATGATTATGTAATTAATCCCATCAATAAAGTAATTGCAAATAACATGAACCTTCTTGCCAAAAGATACAATTGAACGTGGTGCAAGAAGAACGTTCCACAATGGAGTCCACTTGAGCTTACAACTTAATCTTCATTTTCAACTGGTGCGTGGTGACCACCTTATCACTGAAgcttgtataaaaaaaaacagagccTATTTACATTATCAAGTTACAAGAAAAGAATTATACAGTTTGTAATCAATTTGTGTTTATAAATCGAACCACTAATGATCCTGAACCCACAACCTGCTACTCATGACTTGACagcctcatcatcatcatcatcttcaatatCCCAACTAAGATCCTCATCTTCTTCCGCCGCACTCAACCTCTTCCGCAAATCAACACTAGTACTGGACTCAACAGCATCCACTCCCCCTTTATTGTCATCATTGCTTTCAACATCTTCAATTTCATCCCAGCCGATGTCCTCTTCCCCAGGCATTGAAGGCTGGGTTGAAACAATTGAAATATCACTGTCTTTGCAAGAAGACTCACTGTTATCATGATCTGCCTTCACTTCCGATACCTCTTTCACTTCATTTTTGATATCCAACTTCTCCCCACTGTCACTTCCAGTTGCAACAACATTAGACACCACATTCTGATCATTATTCACCTCCTCCAACCTATCACCTCCATCAGTTTCAGATTCAGCGGCAACGCCCTTTTCATCATTTCCTACCTCCAAATCCTTAACAttctcaccaccaccaccaccccctgTGGCAACCTCAGCAGAATTTTCCGCCTTCAGCTCAGAAACCCCACTGGTACTGCCCTTAATCTCAtacccatcatcatcatcatcatcatcaaaatccCAGCTCAAATCCTCCTCTTCATCCCCCGAAATCGCGCGCTTCACAAGCTTAGCCCTTGCATCCTCAACTTGCTTCAGCTTATGGAACTTGTAAAAATACCTACTCCAGAAACTCTCATGATCAATCCTACTAGGAACAACCTCCCCATaaatcctctcaacaaccccattctcTTCAATCAAATTCTCAATCTCTTCCCCCTTCTTATCCAATTCAAACCCTAATTTCCACTCATTGAAATTCCCCAAATCCTCAGGCTCCTCCAAATAGGTATTCACATCACTCTGAAGAGCACGAACCAGCGCATCAAACCTACTATACCGTTTCAAATCCAAACCCTGACCAACACTACCACTACTCAATTGTTTCCTGTAAACGCTATCGCTATTGCTTGAATCATAAGAATCGGAATCGAAATCAGGAGCCATGAGAGATTCCCTACCTTGAGAGATGATCTGCGCCGTCGATTTCCAAACGGTGCTACCGATGTCGTCGATGGCTTGGCCAACGGACTCGAGCGACTCCTGAGCGACGGAAGCGCCGGCATCGAGCGAGCCCGGGAGGTCCTTGACGGCACGTGAGGCGGCTTCGCGGATCACCGCCGTCTCCTTCCTAAGGCCGGAGCTGAATTCCTCGAGATCGCGGCGGTAGTTCTCGAGGGCGGACTCGGATTTCGATGCGAGAGTTTGGATCAGGCCGCCGAAGCTCCATGCGGagccggtggtggtggtggcggcggacGATTCCGTCTCATCCGGGGCGGGATCGTCGTCCGATCCGGGTGATGGCGGGTCGGGTTCGTCGGAGAAGACGGTTTTGAAGAAGTTCATGTCGGCGGTGTTGTTGTTTGGAGTGTTTAGGGAGAAATCGGTGAAAATGTGATTATAAATAGGCTCAggtttttatattaatatttttatactaatatttttatactaatatttttaattttttatattttgaagtCACATTTTGGATTTATCTGAATGGAGTTAAGTTTTCTTAATGTATAATTCTTTTGAAAAGAATAtagatttcttttatttttctaacaCGGTTCCTTTATAAGAGGTTATTGGAACATCTTACTTCAAGAGCAATCAAGTTTTTTTCCACTTAAATTGATAGGTGACAGGTGTTGATATTGAGTGCAATGGTTTGATTCATTAGTTCTTGTGATTAAATAAtaagctttttttttcttaaatgatTAAGAGTTTGGGTGAGTTCGGCTCCGATCACCATCACAGTTAGTCAGTTGGGGATTGTCTGCGAGAATTACATGTTGCTTATAAAGATATTTATAGATCGTTCACCATCACAACTCTCACATCGGCAATGAAAATCAAACATACAAACCTTATGAAGGACAATAATAAAATAGCAACTATAAACACGATGAGGTGAGTTTATTTATCAAGCACCTCTATTTTCATTGATAAACACTATTTCATTTCTCACAAACAGAATAACCTTCAAAGATGGACTTAATTCTAATCCCTATAAACTAAAGGCCAGTTTGATTTCATAAAGTGTTTTGTATCATCACTAGGTAggtacccgtgcgatgcacagaTGCTATTTTTTTTAAGTCATAATATTGaatcatattttaaaatttgataattttttagCACAATTTCATCAACTTCTTATCATAATCATATCCATATGGTTCAGGATAATAATGAAgtatttttttaaggaaaagatGAAGTTTTACTAAAGAATAATCATACTTGGGAACATTGCTGGTATATTACATTGAAATGATTTTATTGTCATGATTTGTGGGATATATAGGCCATAACGTGGTTCTAATTTTGACATGGGTTTAGGCCTTATATTAATCCAGTTGGGGCTATGTGGGTTTGATTCGGTGTTTGGCAATCCTTTGTTGGTGATATAAAATTTGCTGTGTAATTAGGGAGCATTTGATTAAATGTTGTTTTACAGCCTGTGTCCCCATGCCTGTAAAACTCCCATACACCATTGCATCGGATCTGTGCAAAGGAGCATAAAACACACTCCTCCAACCCCACCATGAAAAAACAATACTACTATTTTGCAAACCTGATGCCCAAACATAAAAATTGTCATCCAACCCCATCAGAATCCTACTATGctgttttccaaaaaaaaacagATTGTATATCCATATTTCTATTAGTAATCCACATACCCATCCAATAAAACCCTGACTCATTCTCCAGGCATGTCAATAGCAGTCCATAGCATTTGTGGCTGATCTCTAAGGATATGCCTCACACCCAGGATAATAGTGaagtataaaatattaaataaacaaattttaaaaagtaataaCATAAATGTTATTCAATTTATACTTTATAAATGACAACTCAATCTGTGAATGACAATATGCAGGTTTGGCTATTGAACTGATTTATTTGGGAAAACTAAACACCACCTTAATTAATATAAGAACCAATTGCTCTGTAATTAAAGTCTACCTCATGAAGTTTTAATAGAATTATTTTTAGCTTTTGAGGCCACCGTAAAATTGCAAACCACTACCACAATTGACAGAACATATTTAACTTAAGGTGGACCTTCATCACATGGAATAAAACCCTGTTGGTTTTTAATGgtaaatgaaaaagaagaaaaaggttgCAGGAGGAGAGAATGTAAGTTTTcaatgtttttaaaataaatacgTACAAGGTATATTTGTTCTTCACAGGAGCTACATCTATAAATACTACAGGGTATATTGAATTCCTCTTCAAcatcttcttcatccatatCTGTGTGTGGTGGAGTTTGC contains:
- the LOC130727023 gene encoding uncharacterized protein LOC130727023, giving the protein MNFFKTVFSDEPDPPSPGSDDDPAPDETESSAATTTTGSAWSFGGLIQTLASKSESALENYRRDLEEFSSGLRKETAVIREAASRAVKDLPGSLDAGASVAQESLESVGQAIDDIGSTVWKSTAQIISQGRESLMAPDFDSDSYDSSNSDSVYRKQLSSGSVGQGLDLKRYSRFDALVRALQSDVNTYLEEPEDLGNFNEWKLGFELDKKGEEIENLIEENGVVERIYGEVVPSRIDHESFWSRYFYKFHKLKQVEDARAKLVKRAISGDEEEDLSWDFDDDDDDDGYEIKGSTSGVSELKAENSAEVATGGGGGGENVKDLEVGNDEKGVAAESETDGGDRLEEVNNDQNVVSNVVATGSDSGEKLDIKNEVKEVSEVKADHDNSESSCKDSDISIVSTQPSMPGEEDIGWDEIEDVESNDDNKGGVDAVESSTSVDLRKRLSAAEEDEDLSWDIEDDDDDEAVKS